The genomic interval GACTGGCAACGCTGTACTATTTGCTCAGGGATTTGGTGGGAGCCTGGGGCCACAGGGAGGGGCCTTGGGTGGGGCTTGGGCCAAAGGGAATACCTGGTAAGCTGCCTGTTCCTTGAGCACGATGTGTACCATGGGGAGCTGGAGTGAGGGCAGCTCCATGGGGAAGGGACAGGATTGTCACCCTgaactgtgtgaccttaggcaagacCCCTCTTCTCCAAGTGAGCTCAACCACACAGGTGATTTTGGGAGCCGGTAACCGCTCGGACAGTCTGGATTTTAGCTTCGTAGGTGGATGGGAACCTGTGAGGGTTTAGAGACGCTGGGAGAACCTTTGTCCTGGGAGAGCTTTCCAAACAGGGAACAAATAGAGCCACCCTGGGCCCCGCTGAGAAAGGATCCTACCGGAAGCCCTCACCACTGTCTTGCTCCAcgctggtggtgatggtgatgtcaTCGATGCAGGTGGTGGGTGTCGTGAACAGAAGCTCAGACTGCTGTAGTCCCACCGAGCTGAAGTCAAAGTCTGTGTTCTGGACAAAGTAACCCTTGGGATATCTAGGGTGGGAGAATTGTGGTTTGCTGGACCCTTGCTGTGGGTTGTTTAACCTCAGCTCACATGTCTGTGGCCTCCCCAGATCCAGGCCCCTCCACTATGTGAAGGCAACCCTGTCACTAGCAGGAAGACCATGGGGTGGGGCGGGAAAGTGGGGGCGTTCAGTGAAGGCAGGATGGTACCCACTCGCAGGTGTCAGTCATGTAGCGGATAATCCATGGTGGCCGGGTGGAGGGAGTGTGCTGTTGATGGCAATAgtgatggggaggtgggagggcaggGGCCCCACCTGGACCAGGCTGCTGATGTTGGCCTTGAAGGGGAGATAACCTCCCATGCTCTAGCGCATTGACCCCATTCACCCACTGCAGACACCGGAGATATGGGGAACGGGTGTCAGGTCAGTGTATGATGAGGGACCCTGCTATCAGGCACTCCCTCATAACCTGCAGCATAGAGCTGAGGCCTGCCAGCCAGACGGGAAGAATGACATCCCAGTGGGGTAGAGTAGGCCACCTATCCCCCTATGCAGGACACAGCCTCCAGGGCAGAGTAAGGAAGGGCCCCCTGTTGTATTGGACCGAGCAtaaaaagtcaacaccaagacaaaagtatgtcaaattgTAGGGTCATTTATTGCCGGTGACcacggaggactcgcgtctctccaacccgtggccccgagtTCAGGGGGAGACAggtttttaaagctgaaaaacCACCTCTTGGTTTCAGAGTGGGGGGACGCAGGGCAAGCAACTTTTCAGCACTTAATGATAAGCAGAAGCAAGCACTTTtcatagaagccaaggtcagcagttattgcaaagagaatggggaagcCGTTACAACTGATTTTAAGAACAgctttttttttacaaaatggcatttctcaggttCTAACTTTGAGGCTAGCCATGTTACACCCCCACCGTCCCATCCCAGGAGACAGGCTGTGGGTGGCACCTGGGACTCCCATGCTGTTCAGCAGCCACGCCTACCCACCTGCCCTACCTGCTCCTGGCTGCACTCACCACAGTGGCATAGGAGTGGGCACTGCCAATCCTCAGCACCATTCTTGTGTGCAGGTCCTGGGTCCACCACTCCAGCAGGGTCACTTCCTGTTCGTACCATACCCAGCTGACAAAATGGCATAGCCACCAGTCCTGGCAGATGTTCTTGAAGCTGGAGAGAACCTGCATGTCCAGGGTGGGGCCAGACTGCAGAGAGAAGGGCGGAGCTCAGCTCCTAGGCCCCCAAACAGATCTGGGACCAAGGTACATTCCTGCCTTGGCAGAGCTGACCTTGGGATGCCTAAACTGTCCGCTCCTCCCCATCCCCGGGACCAGCTCTGTGCAGCGCAAGCCACTCTGGCTCCGGCCCGACTAGCTGGAGGAGTgtctgggtggctcatgcctgtaatctgtgCTTTGGAAGGTCAACATAAAatgatggcttgaggccaggagttcaagaccagcctggacaaagtagtgagaccctatatctcaccaaaaaaaaatttttttttttaaattagccaggtgtggaggcccCAGCTAACTTgcaaggctgtggcaggagaatcgcttgagctcataagttaggattgcaccattgcgctccagcctgggcgacagagccaagCCCGgtctcaaaaaatgttttaaaaattaaaaataaacattgaaaaaaaggACACTGCCCGGGCTCAGCCTTCGCCTCGGGAGGGGGCTCGGCAGGggtgcttcctcctcctcccccgcgGTCCCCCTGGGTCCCCTCCGTGCCCCACTCTCCCAGCCCCGCGCTCGCAAGCCCACTGACCTTTAACCTCCTCTGGGCCCCCAACACCCGCGCGCCCAGGGGAAGGAGGCTGCGAGGCGGCCCGGGCTCCCCGACTCCCCCCGCCGGGCTTCCGCGCGCCTCCCGGCCCTGCCCCGAGTACCGCTGCAGCGGCCCTACCACTGCTCCAGGAAGCCCCGGCGCCGGTCGTCGGAGAAGTTATCGCGGATGCTCCAGAGGCCGTCCAGCTCCTTGCGCTCCCGCGACGGGCTCTCCCGGGGATACGGCATCCCGCCCTGCAGCGCCAGCGCAGCCACACAACCGCGGCCCGAGCGCCGCCCAGACGACCACCCGCCCGAAGCCAGGCTTCCCGCTCGGCCGCTCCGCTTCCGGCTGCGGGAATAAGGGAAGCGCTGGAGAACGCCGGCGGGCGTGTCGCTTGATGTACTGAGGTCGGCGGCGCCATGTTGGTTGAGGGCGCGTGCCAGGCCTGGAGGGGAGGCGGGGCCGGGCGCTGCTGGGTGGGGCCAAGGGCTGGGAACCCCGGGCTAGGCGTTTGGCGAAGTTGGACCCTCACACTCAGCGCCAGCCAAGAAGGGCGAGGTCTTCTCCACACTCCCGTCCAGGCTGGACGACCCAGGGCGGCAGGCCAGGACAGAACCCCTGAGATCTGGGAATCCCCAGTTTCTTCACGGAGCACCTCCGCTCGCTTTCCCCAGCGCGACTCCTCCGAGCAGGCCCCAGCGGAACCTCTTCCACGCCTGCCGGGTGcagcggtggctctcgcctgtgtTCCAAcaactctgggaggcagaggttggtgaatcacttgaggccagtctggccaacgtgccGAAAACcgatctctacttaaaaaaaaaaaaagggggggccgggcgcggtggctcaagcctgtaatcccagcactttgggaggccgaggcgggtggatcacgaggtcaagagatcgagaccatcctggtcaacagggtgaaaccccgtctctactaaaaatacaaaaaattagctgggcatggtgg from Saimiri boliviensis isolate mSaiBol1 chromosome 3, mSaiBol1.pri, whole genome shotgun sequence carries:
- the LOC104650374 gene encoding uncharacterized protein LOC104650374 isoform X1, whose amino-acid sequence is MAPPTSVHQATRPPAFSSASLIPAAGSGAAEREAWLRAGGRLGGARAAVVWLRWRCRAGCRIPGRARRGSARSWTASGASAITSPTTGAGASWSSVWPHPGHAGSLQLQEHLPGLVAMPFCQLGMVRTGSDPAGVVDPGPAHKNGAEDWQCPLLCHCDIPRVTLSRTQTLTSARWDYSSLSFCSRHPPPASMTSPSPPAWSKTVVRASGSHPPTKLKSRLSERLPAPKITCVVELTWRRGVLPKVTQFRVTILSLPHGAALTPAPHGTHRAQGTGSLPGIPFGPSPTQGPSLWPQAPTKSLSK
- the LOC104650374 gene encoding uncharacterized protein LOC104650374 isoform X3, which gives rise to MAPPTSVHQATRPPAFSSASLIPAAGSGAAEREAWLRAGGRLGGARAAVVWLRWRCRAGCRIPGRARRGSARSWTASGASAITSPTTGAGASWSSVWPHPGHAGSLQLQEHLPGLVAMPFCQLGMVRTGSDPAGVVDPGPAHKNGAEDWQCPLLCHCDIPRVTLSRTQTLTSARWDYSSLSFCSRHPPPASMTSPSPPAWSKTVVRASGSHPPTKLKSRLSERLPAPKITCVVELTWRRGVLPKVTQFRVTILSLPHGAALTPAPHGTHRAQGTGSLPALLPPAIGD
- the LOC104650374 gene encoding uncharacterized protein LOC104650374 isoform X4: MAPPTSVHQATRPPAFSSASLIPAAGSGAAEREAWLRAGGRLGGARAAVVWLRWRCRAGCRIPGRARRGSARSWTASGASAITSPTTGAGASWSSVWPHPGHAGSLQLQEHLPGLVAMPFCQLGMVRTGSDPAGVVDPGPAHKNGAEDWQCPLLCHCDIPRVTLSRTQTLTSARWDYSSLSFCSRHPPPASMTSPSPPAWSKTVVRASGSHPPTKLKSRLSERLPAPKITCVVELTWRRGVLPKVTQFRVTILSLPHGAALTPAPHGTHRAQGTGSLPGD
- the LOC104650374 gene encoding uncharacterized protein LOC104650374 isoform X2 — protein: MAPPTSVHQATRPPAFSSASLIPAAGSGAAEREAWLRAGGRLGGARAAVVWLRWRCRAGCRIPGRARRGSARSWTASGASAITSPTTGAGASWSSVWPHPGHAGSLQLQEHLPGLVAMPFCQLGMVRTGSDPAGVVDPGPAHKNGAEDWQCPLLCHCDIPRVTLSRTQTLTSARWDYSSLSFCSRHPPPASMTSPSPPAWSKTVVTEKWAQGTFRLNPNEEDIHIASEHCLKRFALVTQAEVQYHSAQCNLCLLDSSSSPASASTVAGTRGNMTSSSQGTPTCRGPSPFTGATGF